One window of Dermochelys coriacea isolate rDerCor1 chromosome 22, rDerCor1.pri.v4, whole genome shotgun sequence genomic DNA carries:
- the PDZD3 gene encoding Na(+)/H(+) exchange regulatory cofactor NHE-RF4 isoform X3 — protein sequence MQSWRRRGHQLHLPLHFVPCTFGTAMKQKQGLKDTKELTLKFEFNPKDGIDNPALSLAEDSDTEDAGKPRFYLLTKGDGESFGFCLRDEVGYKGHIIRQVACGGIAQRRGLQDGDRILEVNGEYVDNMEHFRVVQKIKASGNQVAVAVLDGNAYEVAKALNKNLAELLLGHTRPQLCHVVKDKSGFGFSVSAPEGVKGTFRLSVTSDGPADKAGVPSDSWLLELNGASVRNYTYARLTRKLKQSGSKVTLLVIDAKSEEFYRLQGVRVIAAMADAATLPFKARELHMVKGPDGYGFLLKEEKCSSGRMGQFLSEIDTGLPADRAGMRDRDRLLAVNGEGVEGLCHQEVVDMIRASGHQVTLLVIDPDGDEFYSLMGLSPLLFCEDGPHSSGTHTAPGSHPSMPQRNGTPIGTPRLCHLDMGPEGFGFQLQTITDKPGVFITQVAGGSAGKRAGLKEGDMVIEVNGSNVEQESYKEVLGRIKESGQQLTLLVVEQEVLRSYREMGLAITAVVAEGGDAAARAKALLGSRQGPRCEDWKGLSQSF from the exons ATGCAGTCTTGGAGGAGGCGGGGACACCAGCTTCACCTGCCACTTCACTTTGTACCTTGCACCTTCGGCACAGCCATGAAGCAAAAGCAAG GGCTTAAGGATACCAAGGAGTTAACCCT GAAATTTGAATTCAACCCCAAAGACGGGATTGATAACCCAGCCCTGTCACTGGCAGAGGACTCTG ATACAGAAGACGCAGGGAAGCCACGATTCTACCTGCTGACCAAGGGCGATGGGGAGAGCTTCGGGTTCTGCCTACGTGATGAGGTGGGGTACAAGGGGCACATCATCCGGCAGGTTGCCTGCGGAGGGATAGCCCAGCGCAGGGGCCTGCAGGACGGGGACCGGATCCTGGAGGTGAACGGTGAATATGTGGACAACATGGAGCACTTCAGG GTGGTGCAGAAGATCAAGGCCAGTGGTAACCAGGTCGCTGTCGCAGTCCTGGATGGCAATGCCTACGAAGTCGCAAAAGCCCTCAACAAGAAcctggcagagctgctgctgggccACACCAGGCCGCAGCTCTGccatgttgtgaaggacaaaagtgGCTTTGGCTTCAGCGTTTCAGCTCCAGAAG GTGTGAAGGGCACGTTCCGGCTGTCCGTGACGAGCGACGGCCCAGCGGATAAAGCGGGTGTCCCCTCTGACTCCTGGCTGCTCGAGCTCAACGGGGCCAGTGTGAGGAACTACACTTATGCACGGCTCACCAGGAAG CTCAAGCAGAGTGGCAGCAAAGTGACCCTGCTGGTGATCGATGCCAAGTCGGAGGAGTTCTACCGGCTGCAGGGTGTCAGGGTCATAGCTGCCATGGCCGATGCTGCCACGCTGCCCTTCAAGGCCAGGGAACTGCACATGGTGAAAGGTCCAGATGGCTATGGGTTCCTGCTGAAGGAAGAGAAGTGCAGCTCGGGGAGGATGG GCCAGTTCCTGAGTGAGATAGATACCGGGCTGCCAGCTGACAGGGCAGGGATGAGGGATAGAGACCGGCTCCTGGCCGTGAACGGTGAGGGCGTGGAGGGGCTGTGCCACCAGGAGGTGGTGGACATGATCCGCGCTAGCGGCCACCAGGTGACGTTGCTGGTCATTGATCCGGATGGAGACGAATTCTACAGCTTG ATGGGGCTGTCCCCGCTACTGTTCTGTGAAGATGGGCCCCATTCATCGGGCACTCACACGGCCCCAGGATCTCATCCCAGCATGCCTCAGCGAAACGGCACGCCCATTGGCACGCCCCGCCTCTGCCACCTTGACATGGGGCCGGAAGGGTTCGGATTCCAGCTGCAGACCATCACTGACAAGCCGGGGGTCTTTATCACGCAG GTGGCCGGGGGCAGCGCCGGGAAGCGAGCAGGCCTGAAGGAGGGGGACATGGtgattgaggtcaatgggagcaaTGTGGAGCAGGAGAGCTACAAAGAAGTGCTGGGGAGGATAAAGGAGAGTGGCCAACAGCTGACGTTGCTGGTGGTGGAGCAGGAGGTGCTCAGGAGCTACAGGGAGATGGGCCTCGCTATCACGGCTGTTGTGGCAGAGGGCGGAGATGCTGCTGCCAGGGCCAAGGCCCTGTTGGGTTCTAGGCAG GGGCCACGGTgtgaggactggaagggactgagCCAGTCATTCTAG
- the PDZD3 gene encoding Na(+)/H(+) exchange regulatory cofactor NHE-RF4 isoform X5, translating to MQSWRRRGHQLHLPLHFVPCTFGTAMKQKQGLKDTKELTLKFEFNPKDGIDNPALSLAEDSVAAWVPRGTHRLCSPSDTEDAGKPRFYLLTKGDGESFGFCLRDEVGYKGHIIRQVACGGIAQRRGLQDGDRILEVNGEYVDNMEHFRVVQKIKASGNQVAVAVLDGNAYEVAKALNKNLAELLLGHTRPQLCHVVKDKSGFGFSVSAPEGVKGTFRLSVTSDGPADKAGVPSDSWLLELNGASVRNYTYARLTRKLKQSGSKVTLLVIDAKSEEFYRLQGVRVIAAMADAATLPFKARELHMVKGPDGYGFLLKEEKCSSGRMGQFLSEIDTGLPADRAGMRDRDRLLAVNGEGVEGLCHQEVVDMIRASGHQVTLLVIDPDGDEFYSLMGLSPLLFCEDGPHSSGTHTAPGSHPSMPQRNGTPIGTPRLCHLDMGPEGFGFQLQTITDKPGVFITQGPRCEDWKGLSQSF from the exons ATGCAGTCTTGGAGGAGGCGGGGACACCAGCTTCACCTGCCACTTCACTTTGTACCTTGCACCTTCGGCACAGCCATGAAGCAAAAGCAAG GGCTTAAGGATACCAAGGAGTTAACCCT GAAATTTGAATTCAACCCCAAAGACGGGATTGATAACCCAGCCCTGTCACTGGCAGAGGACTCTG TGGCAGCCTGGGTACCACGCGGCACTCACAGGCTCTGTTCTCCTTCAGATACAGAAGACGCAGGGAAGCCACGATTCTACCTGCTGACCAAGGGCGATGGGGAGAGCTTCGGGTTCTGCCTACGTGATGAGGTGGGGTACAAGGGGCACATCATCCGGCAGGTTGCCTGCGGAGGGATAGCCCAGCGCAGGGGCCTGCAGGACGGGGACCGGATCCTGGAGGTGAACGGTGAATATGTGGACAACATGGAGCACTTCAGG GTGGTGCAGAAGATCAAGGCCAGTGGTAACCAGGTCGCTGTCGCAGTCCTGGATGGCAATGCCTACGAAGTCGCAAAAGCCCTCAACAAGAAcctggcagagctgctgctgggccACACCAGGCCGCAGCTCTGccatgttgtgaaggacaaaagtgGCTTTGGCTTCAGCGTTTCAGCTCCAGAAG GTGTGAAGGGCACGTTCCGGCTGTCCGTGACGAGCGACGGCCCAGCGGATAAAGCGGGTGTCCCCTCTGACTCCTGGCTGCTCGAGCTCAACGGGGCCAGTGTGAGGAACTACACTTATGCACGGCTCACCAGGAAG CTCAAGCAGAGTGGCAGCAAAGTGACCCTGCTGGTGATCGATGCCAAGTCGGAGGAGTTCTACCGGCTGCAGGGTGTCAGGGTCATAGCTGCCATGGCCGATGCTGCCACGCTGCCCTTCAAGGCCAGGGAACTGCACATGGTGAAAGGTCCAGATGGCTATGGGTTCCTGCTGAAGGAAGAGAAGTGCAGCTCGGGGAGGATGG GCCAGTTCCTGAGTGAGATAGATACCGGGCTGCCAGCTGACAGGGCAGGGATGAGGGATAGAGACCGGCTCCTGGCCGTGAACGGTGAGGGCGTGGAGGGGCTGTGCCACCAGGAGGTGGTGGACATGATCCGCGCTAGCGGCCACCAGGTGACGTTGCTGGTCATTGATCCGGATGGAGACGAATTCTACAGCTTG ATGGGGCTGTCCCCGCTACTGTTCTGTGAAGATGGGCCCCATTCATCGGGCACTCACACGGCCCCAGGATCTCATCCCAGCATGCCTCAGCGAAACGGCACGCCCATTGGCACGCCCCGCCTCTGCCACCTTGACATGGGGCCGGAAGGGTTCGGATTCCAGCTGCAGACCATCACTGACAAGCCGGGGGTCTTTATCACGCAG GGGCCACGGTgtgaggactggaagggactgagCCAGTCATTCTAG
- the PDZD3 gene encoding Na(+)/H(+) exchange regulatory cofactor NHE-RF4 isoform X1: MQSWRRRGHQLHLPLHFVPCTFGTAMKQKQGLKDTKELTLKFEFNPKDGIDNPALSLAEDSVAAWVPRGTHRLCSPSDTEDAGKPRFYLLTKGDGESFGFCLRDEVGYKGHIIRQVACGGIAQRRGLQDGDRILEVNGEYVDNMEHFRVVQKIKASGNQVAVAVLDGNAYEVAKALNKNLAELLLGHTRPQLCHVVKDKSGFGFSVSAPEGVKGTFRLSVTSDGPADKAGVPSDSWLLELNGASVRNYTYARLTRKLKQSGSKVTLLVIDAKSEEFYRLQGVRVIAAMADAATLPFKARELHMVKGPDGYGFLLKEEKCSSGRMGQFLSEIDTGLPADRAGMRDRDRLLAVNGEGVEGLCHQEVVDMIRASGHQVTLLVIDPDGDEFYSLMGLSPLLFCEDGPHSSGTHTAPGSHPSMPQRNGTPIGTPRLCHLDMGPEGFGFQLQTITDKPGVFITQVAGGSAGKRAGLKEGDMVIEVNGSNVEQESYKEVLGRIKESGQQLTLLVVEQEVLRSYREMGLAITAVVAEGGDAAARAKALLGSRQGPRCEDWKGLSQSF; the protein is encoded by the exons ATGCAGTCTTGGAGGAGGCGGGGACACCAGCTTCACCTGCCACTTCACTTTGTACCTTGCACCTTCGGCACAGCCATGAAGCAAAAGCAAG GGCTTAAGGATACCAAGGAGTTAACCCT GAAATTTGAATTCAACCCCAAAGACGGGATTGATAACCCAGCCCTGTCACTGGCAGAGGACTCTG TGGCAGCCTGGGTACCACGCGGCACTCACAGGCTCTGTTCTCCTTCAGATACAGAAGACGCAGGGAAGCCACGATTCTACCTGCTGACCAAGGGCGATGGGGAGAGCTTCGGGTTCTGCCTACGTGATGAGGTGGGGTACAAGGGGCACATCATCCGGCAGGTTGCCTGCGGAGGGATAGCCCAGCGCAGGGGCCTGCAGGACGGGGACCGGATCCTGGAGGTGAACGGTGAATATGTGGACAACATGGAGCACTTCAGG GTGGTGCAGAAGATCAAGGCCAGTGGTAACCAGGTCGCTGTCGCAGTCCTGGATGGCAATGCCTACGAAGTCGCAAAAGCCCTCAACAAGAAcctggcagagctgctgctgggccACACCAGGCCGCAGCTCTGccatgttgtgaaggacaaaagtgGCTTTGGCTTCAGCGTTTCAGCTCCAGAAG GTGTGAAGGGCACGTTCCGGCTGTCCGTGACGAGCGACGGCCCAGCGGATAAAGCGGGTGTCCCCTCTGACTCCTGGCTGCTCGAGCTCAACGGGGCCAGTGTGAGGAACTACACTTATGCACGGCTCACCAGGAAG CTCAAGCAGAGTGGCAGCAAAGTGACCCTGCTGGTGATCGATGCCAAGTCGGAGGAGTTCTACCGGCTGCAGGGTGTCAGGGTCATAGCTGCCATGGCCGATGCTGCCACGCTGCCCTTCAAGGCCAGGGAACTGCACATGGTGAAAGGTCCAGATGGCTATGGGTTCCTGCTGAAGGAAGAGAAGTGCAGCTCGGGGAGGATGG GCCAGTTCCTGAGTGAGATAGATACCGGGCTGCCAGCTGACAGGGCAGGGATGAGGGATAGAGACCGGCTCCTGGCCGTGAACGGTGAGGGCGTGGAGGGGCTGTGCCACCAGGAGGTGGTGGACATGATCCGCGCTAGCGGCCACCAGGTGACGTTGCTGGTCATTGATCCGGATGGAGACGAATTCTACAGCTTG ATGGGGCTGTCCCCGCTACTGTTCTGTGAAGATGGGCCCCATTCATCGGGCACTCACACGGCCCCAGGATCTCATCCCAGCATGCCTCAGCGAAACGGCACGCCCATTGGCACGCCCCGCCTCTGCCACCTTGACATGGGGCCGGAAGGGTTCGGATTCCAGCTGCAGACCATCACTGACAAGCCGGGGGTCTTTATCACGCAG GTGGCCGGGGGCAGCGCCGGGAAGCGAGCAGGCCTGAAGGAGGGGGACATGGtgattgaggtcaatgggagcaaTGTGGAGCAGGAGAGCTACAAAGAAGTGCTGGGGAGGATAAAGGAGAGTGGCCAACAGCTGACGTTGCTGGTGGTGGAGCAGGAGGTGCTCAGGAGCTACAGGGAGATGGGCCTCGCTATCACGGCTGTTGTGGCAGAGGGCGGAGATGCTGCTGCCAGGGCCAAGGCCCTGTTGGGTTCTAGGCAG GGGCCACGGTgtgaggactggaagggactgagCCAGTCATTCTAG
- the PDZD3 gene encoding Na(+)/H(+) exchange regulatory cofactor NHE-RF4 isoform X4, with the protein MSGLLERRSDLRAFSSAGLKDTKELTLKFEFNPKDGIDNPALSLAEDSDTEDAGKPRFYLLTKGDGESFGFCLRDEVGYKGHIIRQVACGGIAQRRGLQDGDRILEVNGEYVDNMEHFRVVQKIKASGNQVAVAVLDGNAYEVAKALNKNLAELLLGHTRPQLCHVVKDKSGFGFSVSAPEGVKGTFRLSVTSDGPADKAGVPSDSWLLELNGASVRNYTYARLTRKLKQSGSKVTLLVIDAKSEEFYRLQGVRVIAAMADAATLPFKARELHMVKGPDGYGFLLKEEKCSSGRMGQFLSEIDTGLPADRAGMRDRDRLLAVNGEGVEGLCHQEVVDMIRASGHQVTLLVIDPDGDEFYSLMGLSPLLFCEDGPHSSGTHTAPGSHPSMPQRNGTPIGTPRLCHLDMGPEGFGFQLQTITDKPGVFITQVAGGSAGKRAGLKEGDMVIEVNGSNVEQESYKEVLGRIKESGQQLTLLVVEQEVLRSYREMGLAITAVVAEGGDAAARAKALLGSRQGPRCEDWKGLSQSF; encoded by the exons ATGTCAGGGCTACTAGAGAGACGGTCTGACCTCAGAGCCTTTTCTTCTGCAGGGCTTAAGGATACCAAGGAGTTAACCCT GAAATTTGAATTCAACCCCAAAGACGGGATTGATAACCCAGCCCTGTCACTGGCAGAGGACTCTG ATACAGAAGACGCAGGGAAGCCACGATTCTACCTGCTGACCAAGGGCGATGGGGAGAGCTTCGGGTTCTGCCTACGTGATGAGGTGGGGTACAAGGGGCACATCATCCGGCAGGTTGCCTGCGGAGGGATAGCCCAGCGCAGGGGCCTGCAGGACGGGGACCGGATCCTGGAGGTGAACGGTGAATATGTGGACAACATGGAGCACTTCAGG GTGGTGCAGAAGATCAAGGCCAGTGGTAACCAGGTCGCTGTCGCAGTCCTGGATGGCAATGCCTACGAAGTCGCAAAAGCCCTCAACAAGAAcctggcagagctgctgctgggccACACCAGGCCGCAGCTCTGccatgttgtgaaggacaaaagtgGCTTTGGCTTCAGCGTTTCAGCTCCAGAAG GTGTGAAGGGCACGTTCCGGCTGTCCGTGACGAGCGACGGCCCAGCGGATAAAGCGGGTGTCCCCTCTGACTCCTGGCTGCTCGAGCTCAACGGGGCCAGTGTGAGGAACTACACTTATGCACGGCTCACCAGGAAG CTCAAGCAGAGTGGCAGCAAAGTGACCCTGCTGGTGATCGATGCCAAGTCGGAGGAGTTCTACCGGCTGCAGGGTGTCAGGGTCATAGCTGCCATGGCCGATGCTGCCACGCTGCCCTTCAAGGCCAGGGAACTGCACATGGTGAAAGGTCCAGATGGCTATGGGTTCCTGCTGAAGGAAGAGAAGTGCAGCTCGGGGAGGATGG GCCAGTTCCTGAGTGAGATAGATACCGGGCTGCCAGCTGACAGGGCAGGGATGAGGGATAGAGACCGGCTCCTGGCCGTGAACGGTGAGGGCGTGGAGGGGCTGTGCCACCAGGAGGTGGTGGACATGATCCGCGCTAGCGGCCACCAGGTGACGTTGCTGGTCATTGATCCGGATGGAGACGAATTCTACAGCTTG ATGGGGCTGTCCCCGCTACTGTTCTGTGAAGATGGGCCCCATTCATCGGGCACTCACACGGCCCCAGGATCTCATCCCAGCATGCCTCAGCGAAACGGCACGCCCATTGGCACGCCCCGCCTCTGCCACCTTGACATGGGGCCGGAAGGGTTCGGATTCCAGCTGCAGACCATCACTGACAAGCCGGGGGTCTTTATCACGCAG GTGGCCGGGGGCAGCGCCGGGAAGCGAGCAGGCCTGAAGGAGGGGGACATGGtgattgaggtcaatgggagcaaTGTGGAGCAGGAGAGCTACAAAGAAGTGCTGGGGAGGATAAAGGAGAGTGGCCAACAGCTGACGTTGCTGGTGGTGGAGCAGGAGGTGCTCAGGAGCTACAGGGAGATGGGCCTCGCTATCACGGCTGTTGTGGCAGAGGGCGGAGATGCTGCTGCCAGGGCCAAGGCCCTGTTGGGTTCTAGGCAG GGGCCACGGTgtgaggactggaagggactgagCCAGTCATTCTAG
- the PDZD3 gene encoding Na(+)/H(+) exchange regulatory cofactor NHE-RF4 isoform X2, protein MQSWRRRGHQLHLPLHFVPCTFGTAMKQKQGLKDTKELTLKFEFNPKDGIDNPALSLAEDSVAAWVPRGTHRLCSPSDTEDAGKPRFYLLTKGDGESFGFCLRDEVGYKGHIIRQVACGGIAQRRGLQDGDRILEVNGEYVDNMEHFRVVQKIKASGNQVAVAVLDGNAYEVAKALNKNLAELLLGHTRPQLCHVVKDKSGFGFSVSAPEGVKGTFRLSVTSDGPADKAGVPSDSWLLELNGASVRNYTYARLTRKLKQSGSKVTLLVIDAKSEEFYRLQGVRVIAAMADAATLPFKARELHMVKGPDGYGFLLKEEKCSSGRMGQFLSEIDTGLPADRAGMRDRDRLLAVNGEGVEGLCHQEVVDMIRASGHQVTLLVIDPDGDEFYSLMGLSPLLFCEDGPHSSGTHTAPGSHPSMPQRNGTPIGTPRLCHLDMGPEGFGFQLQTITDKPGVFITQVAGGSAGKRAGLKEGDMVIEVNGSNVEQESYKEVLGRIKESGQQLTLLVVEQEVLRSYREMGLAITAVVAEGGDAAARAKALLGSRGHGVRTGRD, encoded by the exons ATGCAGTCTTGGAGGAGGCGGGGACACCAGCTTCACCTGCCACTTCACTTTGTACCTTGCACCTTCGGCACAGCCATGAAGCAAAAGCAAG GGCTTAAGGATACCAAGGAGTTAACCCT GAAATTTGAATTCAACCCCAAAGACGGGATTGATAACCCAGCCCTGTCACTGGCAGAGGACTCTG TGGCAGCCTGGGTACCACGCGGCACTCACAGGCTCTGTTCTCCTTCAGATACAGAAGACGCAGGGAAGCCACGATTCTACCTGCTGACCAAGGGCGATGGGGAGAGCTTCGGGTTCTGCCTACGTGATGAGGTGGGGTACAAGGGGCACATCATCCGGCAGGTTGCCTGCGGAGGGATAGCCCAGCGCAGGGGCCTGCAGGACGGGGACCGGATCCTGGAGGTGAACGGTGAATATGTGGACAACATGGAGCACTTCAGG GTGGTGCAGAAGATCAAGGCCAGTGGTAACCAGGTCGCTGTCGCAGTCCTGGATGGCAATGCCTACGAAGTCGCAAAAGCCCTCAACAAGAAcctggcagagctgctgctgggccACACCAGGCCGCAGCTCTGccatgttgtgaaggacaaaagtgGCTTTGGCTTCAGCGTTTCAGCTCCAGAAG GTGTGAAGGGCACGTTCCGGCTGTCCGTGACGAGCGACGGCCCAGCGGATAAAGCGGGTGTCCCCTCTGACTCCTGGCTGCTCGAGCTCAACGGGGCCAGTGTGAGGAACTACACTTATGCACGGCTCACCAGGAAG CTCAAGCAGAGTGGCAGCAAAGTGACCCTGCTGGTGATCGATGCCAAGTCGGAGGAGTTCTACCGGCTGCAGGGTGTCAGGGTCATAGCTGCCATGGCCGATGCTGCCACGCTGCCCTTCAAGGCCAGGGAACTGCACATGGTGAAAGGTCCAGATGGCTATGGGTTCCTGCTGAAGGAAGAGAAGTGCAGCTCGGGGAGGATGG GCCAGTTCCTGAGTGAGATAGATACCGGGCTGCCAGCTGACAGGGCAGGGATGAGGGATAGAGACCGGCTCCTGGCCGTGAACGGTGAGGGCGTGGAGGGGCTGTGCCACCAGGAGGTGGTGGACATGATCCGCGCTAGCGGCCACCAGGTGACGTTGCTGGTCATTGATCCGGATGGAGACGAATTCTACAGCTTG ATGGGGCTGTCCCCGCTACTGTTCTGTGAAGATGGGCCCCATTCATCGGGCACTCACACGGCCCCAGGATCTCATCCCAGCATGCCTCAGCGAAACGGCACGCCCATTGGCACGCCCCGCCTCTGCCACCTTGACATGGGGCCGGAAGGGTTCGGATTCCAGCTGCAGACCATCACTGACAAGCCGGGGGTCTTTATCACGCAG GTGGCCGGGGGCAGCGCCGGGAAGCGAGCAGGCCTGAAGGAGGGGGACATGGtgattgaggtcaatgggagcaaTGTGGAGCAGGAGAGCTACAAAGAAGTGCTGGGGAGGATAAAGGAGAGTGGCCAACAGCTGACGTTGCTGGTGGTGGAGCAGGAGGTGCTCAGGAGCTACAGGGAGATGGGCCTCGCTATCACGGCTGTTGTGGCAGAGGGCGGAGATGCTGCTGCCAGGGCCAAGGCCCTGTTGGGTTCTAG GGGCCACGGTgtgaggactggaagggactga